A single Anopheles arabiensis isolate DONGOLA chromosome 2, AaraD3, whole genome shotgun sequence DNA region contains:
- the LOC120897511 gene encoding F-box/LRR-repeat protein 6, with protein METLAETSLPSGLRRTEPSSLIPTSPEGEQSPQNSGSMLANIIGTSPGGSSGPHHHHHLLEDHSQSSQEDGSGSVLSPGPHAEPEETIENIEKELSESCADTDSQPALEAGHGKRSGGQGAASTSAAAAVAAAAGGKEQSTGQTPSVSNGASLPRVAPSGGKPKAMRDFDRKMNKSRGRPKRKAMVAMYQSQISENKIGIKLCIKKASDATVQPKKPIRKRARKPRSLNEDSSDETSPEKRNRRTEKPRPKKTNNNTEKRSAEEAYTPPKDQSVWANGLPESVLYTIFKNAVQEEGCLPTLIRLSEVCTAWYKVSQQCSLWRTVDLGTWGRDRFKTEPRLKWLIENRLQHATEVGLANWKVTNVQCVLDKLLEAAPGLTTISLAGWKALSTDHLMFLVQHFKSLRNLDLSSVNAEVNANKTAVGQTSLCNAIKEMGSRLTHLHLAHNRLSGIPQIVKALATHCPNLLLLDLSNVNTVAMSHGILHIEQLQHGCQKLKVLRITNSHINLSTASLQEQMESPGFPELEELSVASLADEARLFNDEFLQRILKTSTKLTLLDVRGCARLTHDSLIRLPTWDLKHLFLSGCSINRDMGAGLELIASKWAHSLIEFDLAWASATKPLDDALKALADKGSESPLKYLNLCGSSVSLEAVKEVLANCPHINAINLASCRGLPRGVKRLLQGAQEIAELRENLGVTLKCAPRGAQSALAPSSPTDT; from the exons ATGGAAACGCTGGCAGAAACGAGCCTTCCGTCGGGGCTGCGGCGCACGGAACCGTCCTCGCTGATACCGACCTCGCCCGAGGGTGAACAGTCGCCCCAGAACAGCGGTTCGATGCTGGCCAACATCATCGGCACCAGCCCGGGCGGTAGCAGCGgtccgcaccaccaccaccatctgcTCGAAGATCACTCCCAGTCGTCCCAGGAGGATGGCAGCGGCAGTGTGCTCAGCCCCGGGCCGCATGCCGAACCGGAAGAGACGATCGAGAATATCGAAAAGGAGCTGAGCGAATCGTGCGCCGATACCGACTCACAGCCGGCGCTGGAAGCGGGCCACGGGAAGCGCAGTGGCGGGCAGGGCGCTGCATCcacgtcggcggcggcggcggtggcagcggcagCTGGTGGGAAGGAACAGTCGACGGGTCAGACGCCGTCCGTGTCGAACGGTGCCAGCTTACCGAGGGTGGCCCCGAGTGGTGGCAAGCCGAAGGCGATGCGTGACTTCGACCGGAAGATGAACAAATCGCGGGGGCGACCGAAACGCAAAGCAATGGTGGCCATGTATCAAAGTCAG ATaagtgaaaacaaaatcgGAATTAAGCTGTGTATAAAGAAAGCATCTGATGCGACAGTACAACCAAAGAAACCGATCCGCAAGCGTGCCCGTAAACCCAGGAGCCTTAACGAGGATAGCTCGGACGAGACGTCGCCGGAGAAGCGCAACCGGCGGACCGAGAAGCCGAGGCCGAAgaaaacgaacaacaacacCGAGAAGCGGAGCGCGGAGGAAGCGTACACACCGCCCAAGGATCAGAGCGTCTGGGCGAACGGGCTGCCCGAGTCGGTGCTGTATACG ATTTTCAAAAACGCCGTCCAGGAGGAGGGCTGCCTACCGACGCTGATCCGCCTGTCGGAGGTGTGCACGGCCTGGTACAAGGTGTCACAGCAGTGCTCCCTGTGGCGCACCGTCGATCTTGGCACGTGGGGCAGGGATCGGTTTAAGACGGAACCGCGGCTCAAGTGGCTGATCGAGAACCGGCTCCAGCATGCGACCGAAGTCGGGCTGG cAAACTGGAAGGTGACGAACGTGCAGTGCGTGCTGGACAAGCTGCTGGAGGCGGCGCCCGGGCTGACCACCATTTCGCTCGCCGGCTGGAAGGCGCTCTCCACCGACCATCTGATGTTTTTGGTGCAACACTTTAAAAGCCTCCGCAATCTCGACCTCAGCTCCGTCAAC GCTGAAGTGAACGCCAACAAGACGGCCGTCGGTCAGACGTCCCTGTGCAATGCCATCAAGGAAATGGGCAGCCGGCTTACCCACCTGCATCTGGCCCACAATCGGCTCAGCGGCATACCGCAGATCGTGAAAGCCCTCGCG ACGCACTGTCCGAATCTGCTACTGCTGGATCTGTCCAACGTCAACACGGTGGCCATGTCGCACGGCATACTGCATatcgagcagctgcagcacgGCTGCCAGAAGCTGAAGGTGCTTCGGATAACCAACTCGCACATCAACCTCAGCACGGCCTCGCTGCAGGAGCAG ATGGAATCGCCCGGCTTTCCCGAGCTGGAGGAGCTGTCCGTGGCGTCGCTCGCGGACGAGGCGCGCCTCTTTAACGACGAGTTTCTGCAGCGCATTCTGAAAACCAGTACAAAGCTAACGCTGCTAGACGTGCGCGGTTGCGCGCGCCTAACGCACGACAGCCTGATCCGGCTGCCGACCTGGGACTTGAAGCATCTCTTCCTGTCCGGCTGCTCGATTAACCGCGACATGGG TGCCGGGCTGGAGCTGATCGCGTCGAAATGGGCGCACAGCTTGATCGAGTTCGATCTGGCGTGGGCAAGCGCTACCAAACCGCTGGACGATGCGCTGAAAGCACTCGCGGACAAGGGTTCCGAATCGCCATTGAA GTACCTCAATCTATGTGGATCGTCGGTTTCGCTAGAGGCAGTGAAGGAGGTGCTCGCCAACTGTCCGCACATTAATGCCATCAATCTCGCCTCGTGCCGGGGGCTGCCGCGGGGCGTCAAGCGACTGCTGCAGGGCGCACAGGAGATTGCCGAGCTGCGGGAAAACTTGGGCGTTACGCTCAAGTGTGCCCCCCGGGGGGCGCAATCGGCGCTCGCCCCCTCCTCTCCCACAGACACCTAA
- the LOC120897549 gene encoding uncharacterized protein LOC120897549, with protein MSGWPIVILLALASLTFSANAQESCLRCGFPTGNKLHAHAHCAQTGPRKYFRDQHDCAKFYQCNRGTAYEFLCAEGYGFNEEQNACENIAKVRCPTVSSDPSNTHQLEYDFVRASGAGQRNRTSSHEESSHHSSSHQLEHDFVRASGAGQRNRTSSHEGSTSHQLEHEFVRASGAGQRNRTSGHEESSHHSSSHQLEHDFVRASGAGQRNRTSSHEGSHTHQLEHDFVRASGAGQRNRTSGHEESSHHSSSHQLEHDFVRASGAGQRNRTSSHEGSTSHQLEYDFVRASGAGQRNQTTCNICQQAKQVIRRHGNCPRTNGYYPVMFRNEKDCSQFYQCDHGTAYLIQCPAGLHFNTRLSVCDYPDKVDCNGPVLNEHVTGGAHGGHGGSPSCAVCQSATSVVHRHPQCPTRNGPHPIMFRHRTDCTKYYQCDHGTAFEITCPAGLHFNTALSVCDYPERVGCSEGAEGSGGASEAPAVDHPVVAKIHPNCPAVTGRQEPAYWAHPHECGKYFGCQWGCVELLSCPAGHRWDDAQKACSPDESLECANAEW; from the exons ATGTCAG GTTGGCCCATAGTAATTCTGCTAGCGTTGGCATCCCTGACGTTCAGCGCAAATGCCCAGGAGTCGTGCCTGAGGTGCGGCTTCCCTACTGGGAACAAGCTCCACGCTCACGCGCATTGTGCGCAGACTGGGCCGCGCAAGTACTTCCGCGATCAGCACGACTGTGCGAAGTTCTACCAGTGCAACCGGGGCACTGCGTACGAATTTCTGTGCGCTGAAGGATATGGGTTCAACGAGGAACAGAACGCTTGTGAGAATATTGCGAAAGTACGTTGCCCCACGGTAAGTTCTGATCCGAGCAATACACATCAGTTGGAGTACGATTttgtgcgtgcgagtggtgcTGGACAGCGGAATAGGACTTCAAGTCATGAAGAAAGCTCCCATCACAGCAGTTCGCACCAGCTGGAGCACGATTttgtgcgtgcgagtggtgcCGGACAACGTAACAGGACTTCAAGCCATGAAGGAAGCACTTCACACCAACTAGAGCACGAGTtcgtgcgtgcgagtggtgcTGGACAACGGAATAGGACATCAGGTCATGAAGAAAGCTCCCATCATAGCAGTTCGCACCAACTAGAGCACGATTTCGTGCGTGCCAGCGGTGCTGGACAACGCAACAGGACTTCAAGTCATGAAGGAAGCCATACGCACCAGCTGGAGCACGATTTCGTGCGTGCAAGCGGTGCTGGACAACGGAATAGGACATCAGGCCATGAAGAAAGCTCCCATCACAGCAGTTCGCACCAGCTAGAGCACGATTTCGTGCGTGCCAGCGGTGCTGGACAACGCAACAGGACTTCAAGTCATGAAGGAAGCACTTCACACCAACTAGAGTACGATTTTGTGCGTGCGAGCGGTGCCGGACAACGCAACCAAACCACGTGCAACATTTGCCAGCAGGCGAAGCAAGTCATCCGACGGCATGGCAACTGTCCCCGCACAAACGGGTACTATCCGGTGATGTTCCGCAACGAGAAGGACTGTTCCCAGTTCTACCAGTGCGATCATGGTACGGCCTATCTCATCCAGTGCCCGGCCGGATTGCACTTCAACACGCGGCTTAGCGTGTGCGACTACCCGGACAAGGTGGACTGCAATGGACCGGTACTGAACGAACACGTGACAGGTGGAGCTCACGGTGGTCATGGTGGTTCGCCGTCCTGTGCCGTCTGCCAGAGTGCAACCAGTGTTGTGCACCGTCATCCACAATGTCCCACCCGAAATGGGCCCCACCCGATCATGTTCCGCCATCGAACGGACTGTACGAAGTACTATCAGTGTGATCATGGCACTGCTTTTGAGATCACATGTCCCGCTGGATTGCATTTCAACACGGCGCTCAGCGTGTGTGATTATCCGGAACGGGTGGGCTGTTCCGAGGGTGCGGAAGGATCGGGAGGCGCTAGTGAAGCGCCGGCTGTGGACCACCCAGTGGTGGCGAAGATTCATCCCAACTGTCCGGCTGTTACCGGTCGGCAGGAGCCTGCCTATTGGGCCCATCCGCACGAGTGCGGCAAGTACTTCGGTTGCCAGTGGGGATGCGTGGAGCTGCTGAGCTGCCCGGCAGGCCATCGGTGGGACGATGCTCAGAAGGCTTGCTCGCCGGACGAGTCGCTCGAGTGTGCGAACGCGGAATGGTAA
- the LOC120897566 gene encoding protein obstructor-E-like has product MATAIPVLLLLVVLGAIPSLTACEHGSRAALASNWLSIMPNHWMCAIPKTSTLFPHYSDCTRYYECVCNDAYEYECPDGLRFNPRKLRCEESPLCPEAGAGVDPEQGPPEPQTDCEEASRVAVASDWLSIMPNHWMCEIPKTSTLFPHYSDCTRYYKCVCNTAYEYECPEGLGFNQRTLRCEKSSHCAGAEEEEANHSPAVPDHGALDPRCPSRESVKAWTDEQNCSKYYQCAGGQVLDMHCPESLVYDSAAKRCTLPNPDKCCAPVPAAPVLEREEVPVPVEPTLEEQEEQEEVAQQEEEQAEEQAEEQEQEHEEEEQSEGFWGRLQSWFG; this is encoded by the exons A TGGCAACTGCAATCCCtgtgctactactactggtAGTTCTCGGTGCCATCCCATCGCTAACGGCCTGCGAGCATGGATCTCGTGCCGCCCTAGCATCTAACTGGCTTTCGATCATGCCTAACCACTGGATGTGCGCCATCCCGAAGACATCCACACTCTTCCCGCACTACAGCGATTGTACTCGCTACTACGAGTGTGTCTGCAACGATGCGTACGAGTACGAATGTCCGGACGGGTTACGGTTCAACCCTCGCAAACTGCGCTGCGAAGAGTCACCTCTGTGCCCGGAAGCTGGCGCTGGTGTGGACCCTGAACAAGGTCCACCAGAGCCGCAAACGGACTGCGAGGAGGCATCGCGTGTCGCCGTAGCTTCCGATTGGCTTTCGATAATGCCCAATCACTGGATGTGTGAGATTCCGAAGACATCCACACTCTTCCCGCACTACAGCGACTGTACCCGCTACTACAAGTGTGTCTGCAACACTGCGTACGAGTACGAATGTCCGGAAGGGTTAGGTTTTAATCAGCGCACGCTACGCTGTGAAAAGTCCTCTCACTGTGCTGGTGctgaagaggaagaagcgaACCACTCACCCGCCGTGCCGGACCATGGTGCACTGGACCCGCGCTGTCCATCGCGCGAATCGGTAAAGGCGTGGACGGACGAGCAGAACTGCTCCAAGTACTATCAGTGCGCCGGTGGGCAGGTGTTGGACATGCACTGTCCTGAATCGCTGGTGTACGATAGTGCGGCGAAACGGTGCACATTGCCGAACCCGGACAAGTGCTGTGCACCGGTACCGGCAGCACCGGTACTGGAGAGGGAGGAAGTACCGGTACCGGTGGAACCGACACTGGAAGAGCAGGAAGAGCAGGAAGAGGTGGCGCAACAGGAGGAGGAACAAGCGGAGGAACAAGCGGAAGAACAAGAGCAGGAGCACGAGGAAGAGGAGCAGTCCGAAGGGTTCTGGGGTCGGCTGCAGTCTTGGTTCGGTTAA
- the LOC120897558 gene encoding salivary glue protein Sgs-3-like — protein MIAAAMKYVALGLVLLAVSARAEPGEVIPNHPNCPEMQGPLPHYFIHPTNCSRFYECHMKDAWEYECPAGLHFNVAIDVCDFPVNAKCESQSPGDQTTTTLRPTTTTLRPTTTTTTDWITTTTTEATTTTKFPTTTTTSAPTTPSQWTDPTITTTTPVWTDPTTWSAPTTTTTWSDQPPPPTTTTTTVWTDPTATTTTPAPTTTTTWSDLPPPPPTTTTTVWIDPTATTTTHAPTTTTTWSDLPPPPPTTTTTTVWTDPTTTTTTDYTTAYPPTTSEPPSTPHPTDPHCPPPGATLPNYWAHGTDCSRYYGCLEGCVKEFKCPDGLYWNDQQKRCDSYSSSQCGCPDIPPAPNMWQSTTSTSPPLKAWPYPKP, from the exons ATGATCG CAGCGGCAATGAAATACGTTGCACTGGGGCTGGTGCTGCTTGCCGTCAGTGCCCGGGCGGAACCGGGCGAAGTGATCCCGAACCATCCGAACTGTCCGGAGATGCAGGGACCGTTGCCGCACTATTTTATTCATCCGACGAACTGCAGCCGGTTCTACGAATGCCACATGAAGGACGCATGGGAGTATGAGTGTCCTGCCGGGCTACACTTTAACGTCGCCATCGATGTGTGTGACTTTCCCGTGAATGCGAAATGTGAGTCCCAGTCGCCGGGAGATCAGACCACGACGACATTAAGGCCGACAACTACAACATTAAGGCCGACAACCACTACAACCACTGATTGGATTACCACCACAACAACGGAGGCTACTACTACAACAAAATttccaacaacaactacaacgaGTGCTCCAACAACACCATCACAATGGACTGATCCAACAATCACAACAACTACACCAGTATGGACTGATCCAACAACATGGTCTGCtccaacaaccacaacaacatgGAGcgaccaaccaccaccaccaacaacaacaacgacaacagtatggacTGATCCAacagccacaacaacaacgcctgctccaacaaccacaacaacatgGAGCgacctaccaccaccaccaccaacaacaacgacaacagtatggatAGATCCAacagccacaacaacaacgcatgctccaacaaccacaacaacatgGAGCgacctaccaccaccaccaccaacaacaacaacgacaacagtatggacGGAtccaacaaccacaacaacaacggatTACACTACAGCGTACCCTCCAACAACTAGCGAACCCCCCTCAACACCGCATCCCACCGATCCGCACTGTCCACCGCCCGGGGCGACGCTGCCGAACTACTGGGCGCACGGTACCGACTGTTCCCGGTACTACGGTTGCCTCGAAGGCTGCGTCAAGGAGTTCAAATGTCCCGACGGGCTGTACTGGAACGATCAGCAGAAGCGCTGCGATAGCTACTCCAGCTCACAGTGCGGTTGTCCGGACATCCCGCCAGCACCGAACATGTGGCAATCGACGACATCGACGTCACCACCGCTCAAAGCTTGGCCATATCCCAAGCCATGA
- the LOC120897574 gene encoding uncharacterized protein LOC120897574 → MKQFVLIAVALVGLTAAQFPNGRTLDAPNPALCASRIIHERAPDGKGYFFSWRDPTLRGVEKDWLDARNYCRQRCMDSVSVETSPENEWIKQRIVEGRQKYIWTSGRLCDFKGCDRPDLQPTNINGWFWTAELQKLAPTTVRNQNDWSEGGGIGKPQPDNRELIQGGASENCLAILNNFYDDGVHWHDVACHHVKPWVCEENDALLKYVKYSNPNLRI, encoded by the exons ATGAAGCAGTTCGTGCTGATAGCGGTGGCCCTCGTCGGCCTGACCGCCGCCCAGTTCCCGAACGGACGCACCCTCGACGCACCGAATCCGGCCCTGTGCGCCAGCAGAATCATCCACGAGCGAGCACCGGACGGCAAAGG CTACTTCTTCTCGTGGCGCGATCCAACGCTCCGGGGCGTGGAGAAGGATTGGCTCGATGCGCGCAACTACTGCCGCCAGCGCTGCATGGACAGCGTGTCCGTCGAGACGAGCCCGGAAAATGAGTGGATCAAGCAGAGAATCGTCGAGGGCCGG CAAAAGTACATCTGGACCAGCGGACGGCTGTGCGACTTCAAGGGCTGCGACCGTCCCGATCTGCAGCCGACGAACATTAACGGTTGGTTCTGGACGGCCGAGCTGCAGAAGCTCGCCCCGACGACCGTGCGCAACCAGAACGACTGGTCCGAGGGTGGCGGCATCGGTAAGCCGCAGCCGGACAACCGCGAGCTGATCCAGGGCGGTGCCTCCGAGAACTGTTTGGCCATCCTGAACAACTTCTACGACGACGGTGTCCACTGGCACGACGTCGCCTGCCATCACGTGAAGCCGTGGGTGTGCGAGGAGAACGACGCCCTGCTGAAGTACGTCAAGTACAGCAACCCGAACCTGCGCATCTAA